A section of the Campylobacter concisus genome encodes:
- a CDS encoding 4Fe-4S dicluster domain-containing protein, protein MKKYMMIHDENLCIGCQGCSVACRSANNVPRGLYRVPRGLYRLQVHAKMSGTFPNLKTDFLRQSCVMCEDAPCVEVCPTGASFKTADGVTLLDHRICVSCKYCILACPYDARYVLPDGEIGKCTFCYESRLEEGKEPACVSVCPTNALTFGDVNDENSKISKKLKESKYYLPKAELNTKPSLAMITNTKGAHHE, encoded by the coding sequence ATGAAAAAATATATGATGATACATGATGAAAATTTATGCATCGGCTGTCAAGGCTGCTCGGTAGCTTGCAGAAGTGCAAACAACGTGCCAAGGGGACTTTACCGCGTGCCAAGGGGACTTTACCGCTTGCAGGTGCATGCGAAGATGAGTGGGACATTTCCAAATTTAAAGACTGACTTTTTACGTCAAAGCTGCGTTATGTGTGAAGATGCACCTTGTGTTGAGGTTTGCCCAACTGGAGCTAGCTTTAAAACGGCTGATGGCGTGACGCTGCTTGATCACAGAATTTGCGTTAGTTGCAAGTACTGCATCCTAGCCTGTCCATACGACGCTCGCTACGTCTTGCCAGATGGCGAGATAGGCAAATGCACATTTTGCTATGAGAGTAGGCTAGAAGAGGGCAAAGAGCCAGCTTGTGTTAGCGTCTGCCCTACCAATGCCCTAACTTTTGGCGACGTAAATGATGAAAACTCTAAAATTTCAAAGAAACTAAAAGAGAGCAAATACTACTTGCCAAAAGCGGAGTTAAACACAAAACCTTCACTTGCGATGATCACAAATACAAAAGGAGCACACCATGAATAA
- the nrfD gene encoding NrfD/PsrC family molybdoenzyme membrane anchor subunit encodes MNNMSGSLAQYTEIYWGWPIAFYLFLAGLSAGASIVAVLISKKYGKENYYFKAAALIAPVAIVLGLALLVLDLGKPLSFYWILLLYNFDSVMSIGVALLLVYTPLSVIYAVGAFKNEIALLKIPLFDVVANFASKLSSLLEILLFILGIGVGAYTGFLLSAAHKIALWNTPVLPVLFLVSGLSCAGAFTLLIGVLKDKEKKHNDAAHYLLKFDFFAIIVEFLLIVVLFVLVSNASASGANTVASALSVNSLGLMFYIGVIGFGMALPIILDLSVLKVHDFKREFAVINALFVICGVFLLRCYIVYAGQIFI; translated from the coding sequence ATGAATAACATGTCAGGAAGCCTAGCTCAATACACAGAAATTTACTGGGGCTGGCCGATAGCTTTTTATCTATTTTTAGCAGGACTTAGTGCGGGTGCTAGCATCGTTGCTGTGCTCATTTCAAAAAAGTATGGCAAAGAGAACTACTATTTTAAAGCAGCTGCTCTTATCGCTCCAGTGGCGATCGTCCTTGGACTTGCTCTTTTGGTGCTTGATCTTGGCAAGCCGCTTAGCTTTTACTGGATCTTGTTGCTTTATAACTTTGACTCAGTTATGTCAATAGGCGTTGCACTACTTTTAGTTTATACGCCTCTTAGCGTTATATATGCAGTTGGTGCATTTAAAAACGAGATTGCATTGCTTAAAATTCCTCTTTTTGATGTGGTTGCAAATTTTGCTAGCAAGCTTTCAAGCCTACTTGAAATTTTGCTTTTTATCCTAGGCATTGGCGTTGGTGCATATACAGGCTTCTTGCTAAGCGCAGCTCACAAGATCGCACTTTGGAACACACCAGTTTTACCAGTATTATTCTTGGTGTCTGGCTTAAGCTGTGCTGGTGCATTTACATTATTAATCGGTGTACTAAAAGATAAAGAGAAAAAACATAACGATGCTGCACACTATTTATTAAAATTTGACTTTTTTGCGATTATAGTTGAGTTTTTACTTATAGTTGTACTTTTTGTACTTGTTTCAAATGCAAGTGCAAGCGGCGCAAATACAGTTGCTAGTGCACTCAGTGTAAATTCTCTTGGTTTGATGTTTTATATAGGTGTTATTGGTTTTGGTATGGCATTGCCTATCATTTTGGATTTAAGCGTTTTAAAGGTGCATGATTTTAAACGCGAATTTGCCGTGATCAACGCGCTATTCGTAATATGTGGCGTCTTTTTGCTAAGGTGTTACATTGTCTATGCGGGGCAAATTTTTATTTAA
- a CDS encoding response regulator transcription factor: protein MKILLLEDDLGFQESVCEFLQTLGYEVTAVSDGQEACDLIEKNFYHLFILDIKVPGVNGHEVIKYIRSLNPNAPIMITTSLVDIGDMAIGYELGCNEYLKKPFELAELKFRVAELMRKYYGTDDKNIVKINDEFSFNLNKRALFKNGKMVDLSAKEVALVECLVSHLNSYVSMEELRDLVWNDKEIEGADIRMHVLKIRNKTTSDFITSKRRIGYKIDAQEL, encoded by the coding sequence TTGAAAATTTTACTTTTAGAAGATGATTTAGGGTTTCAAGAGAGCGTCTGTGAGTTTTTACAGACGCTTGGTTATGAAGTTACAGCGGTGAGCGATGGACAAGAAGCGTGTGATCTGATAGAGAAAAATTTCTATCATCTTTTTATACTTGATATAAAAGTACCTGGTGTAAATGGACATGAAGTTATCAAGTATATAAGAAGTCTAAATCCAAACGCTCCTATCATGATAACAACATCTTTAGTTGATATAGGCGATATGGCTATTGGCTATGAGCTTGGCTGTAACGAATACCTAAAAAAGCCATTTGAGCTTGCTGAGCTTAAATTTAGAGTAGCTGAGCTTATGAGAAAATACTATGGAACTGACGATAAAAACATAGTAAAGATCAATGACGAATTTAGCTTTAATCTAAACAAGCGTGCGCTATTTAAAAACGGCAAAATGGTCGATCTTAGCGCAAAAGAAGTCGCACTTGTTGAGTGTCTAGTTTCACATCTAAATTCTTACGTCAGCATGGAAGAGCTAAGAGATCTTGTCTGGAACGATAAAGAGATAGAAGGCGCTGATATCAGAATGCACGTTTTAAAGATAAGAAACAAAACAACTAGTGACTTTATCACTTCAAAGAGGCGTATAGGCTACAAGATAGATGCACAAGAGCTTTAA
- a CDS encoding sensor histidine kinase, whose translation MHKSFKIQIIATFVIMSLFCFQSFVILNLSQKNSTSKALFGAMKHETIIKNSFLKNENITPSLKYKFAIYDVNFNPIISNLAKQPSNFKFVTLEENGFLFYKSFFIKDKTPYYIVVEKELDNEKSIFLAALMLLVILVAVLFIVYFLYLSSVKPYKEFQKYMNNFFNDAMHELKTPLGVAGMNLEMLGLENKYITRIKNALKQMQITYEDVEYFIKRGYIKFSNERLNLGEYVSERVKFLQSVADVKHIVINTNLVDDAYIILSKVEAQRIIDNTITNAIKYSQKESEILINLSFEDERIKLSVQDFGKGIKDVKKVWKRYVREDEIQGGFGLGLNIVSEICQKHEITYGVDSVYGEGSTFYYKFKRA comes from the coding sequence ATGCACAAGAGCTTTAAGATCCAGATCATAGCGACATTTGTGATAATGTCGCTTTTTTGTTTTCAAAGCTTTGTGATCTTAAATTTAAGCCAAAAAAATAGCACTTCAAAAGCTCTTTTTGGTGCGATGAAGCATGAAACTATTATCAAAAATTCATTTTTAAAAAATGAAAATATAACTCCTTCTTTAAAGTATAAATTTGCAATCTATGATGTAAATTTTAATCCAATTATTTCAAATCTCGCCAAGCAGCCAAGTAACTTTAAATTTGTAACACTTGAAGAAAATGGCTTCTTGTTTTATAAAAGTTTTTTTATAAAGGATAAAACGCCTTATTATATTGTCGTTGAAAAAGAGCTTGATAATGAAAAAAGTATATTTCTAGCGGCACTTATGCTCCTTGTCATCCTTGTGGCTGTGCTTTTTATCGTATATTTCTTATATCTAAGCAGCGTTAAGCCCTATAAAGAGTTTCAAAAATATATGAACAATTTCTTTAATGACGCCATGCACGAGCTAAAGACCCCACTTGGCGTGGCTGGCATGAACCTTGAGATGCTTGGACTTGAAAACAAGTATATAACCCGCATCAAAAACGCTTTAAAACAGATGCAAATAACCTACGAAGATGTTGAGTATTTTATAAAGCGTGGCTACATCAAATTCTCAAATGAGCGGCTAAATTTAGGCGAGTACGTGAGTGAAAGGGTGAAATTTTTACAAAGTGTGGCAGATGTCAAGCACATAGTTATAAATACAAATTTGGTAGATGATGCCTATATCATACTAAGCAAAGTAGAGGCTCAACGTATCATTGATAATACGATTACAAACGCTATAAAATACAGCCAAAAAGAGAGCGAGATACTAATAAATTTAAGCTTTGAGGATGAGCGCATAAAGCTTAGTGTGCAGGACTTTGGCAAGGGGATAAAGGACGTCAAAAAGGTCTGGAAAAGATACGTCAGAGAGGATGAAATCCAAGGTGGCTTTGGTCTCGGGCTAAATATCGTCAGTGAAATTTGCCAAAAACATGAAATTACATACGGCGTTGATAGCGTCTACGGCGAGGGCAGCACCTTTTATTATAAATTTAAACGAGCTTAA
- the ruvB gene encoding Holliday junction branch migration DNA helicase RuvB — translation MDRIVEIEKVSFENDFEVSLRPTKFEDYIGQEKIKQNLDVFIKAAKKRNECLDHVLFYGPPGLGKTTLAHIIANEMGVSIKMTAAPMIEKSGDLAAILTNLQEGDVLFIDEIHRLSPAIEEVLYPAMEDFRLDIIIGSGPAAQTIKIDLPKFTLIGATTRAGMISAPLRDRFGMDFRLQFYTSGELSRIVQIASAKLGKECDKNASLEIAKRSRATPRIALRLLKRIRDFAEVNDEQIISHERAKEGLNALGVNSLGFDEMDIRYLEILMQARRRPMGLSTIAAALSEDEGTVEDVIEPYLLANGFIERTAKGRIASAKCFETFNVKIDIEKRLFE, via the coding sequence TTGGATAGAATCGTTGAAATCGAAAAAGTAAGCTTTGAAAATGACTTTGAAGTCTCGCTTAGACCGACAAAATTTGAAGACTACATCGGACAAGAAAAGATCAAGCAAAATTTAGATGTCTTTATAAAAGCAGCCAAAAAGCGAAATGAGTGCCTAGATCACGTGCTATTTTACGGCCCTCCAGGACTTGGTAAAACCACCCTTGCTCACATCATCGCAAACGAGATGGGTGTAAGTATCAAAATGACCGCAGCGCCGATGATAGAAAAGAGTGGCGATCTTGCGGCGATCCTTACAAATTTACAAGAGGGCGACGTGCTTTTTATCGACGAGATACACCGCCTAAGCCCAGCTATCGAGGAGGTGCTTTACCCTGCTATGGAGGACTTTAGGCTAGACATTATAATTGGCTCAGGGCCGGCTGCCCAGACTATCAAGATAGACCTGCCAAAATTTACACTGATTGGCGCAACTACGCGTGCTGGCATGATCTCAGCGCCTTTAAGAGACCGCTTTGGAATGGACTTTAGGCTGCAGTTTTACACAAGCGGCGAGCTAAGCCGTATCGTACAGATCGCATCAGCCAAGCTTGGTAAAGAGTGCGACAAAAACGCCTCACTTGAGATCGCCAAACGCTCACGTGCCACGCCAAGGATCGCTCTTAGATTATTAAAGCGAATTCGTGACTTTGCTGAGGTAAATGACGAGCAAATCATCAGCCACGAGCGTGCAAAAGAGGGACTTAATGCGCTTGGTGTAAATTCGCTTGGATTTGACGAGATGGATATTAGGTATTTAGAAATTTTGATGCAAGCAAGGCGCCGTCCTATGGGGCTTAGTACGATCGCAGCGGCACTTAGCGAGGACGAGGGCACGGTTGAGGACGTCATCGAGCCATATCTGCTTGCAAATGGTTTTATCGAGCGCACTGCAAAGGGCAGGATCGCAAGTGCGAAGTGCTTTGAGACCTTTAATGTCAAGATCGACATCGAAAAAAGGCTTTTTGAGTAG
- a CDS encoding AI-2E family transporter: MNNRLFFGIFVFCALALVVYLFKPYLLDIFIAALLAVAVSNVQIAFLSLTKNRKTLSSALTTSVLLCLFIAPLLYAVVEIAKYAAGFDINNVTKTIEFIKNYDFRMPESINFLEPKIKEFIGGLDIKMLFSQLATNLASLGKLSLKFGVDMIIILVFFFFCNLYGNELISYLKYALPLKQDDTESILSEVGNVMSVVFYSTIANMIIQGFLFAIVTSFYGYDGVLTGIFFSFASLIPVVGGILAWGPISIYEFANGNTAAAITIAIYTIVVISFAADTLLKPLVIKFINSKLVKIPTKINELLIFFAMLAGITTFGFWGVILGPAIVTFFISTIKLYTLLRERNFV; this comes from the coding sequence ATGAACAATAGACTATTTTTTGGAATTTTTGTATTTTGCGCTTTAGCTTTGGTGGTCTATCTTTTTAAACCATATCTGCTTGATATTTTTATCGCAGCACTGCTTGCTGTCGCGGTTTCAAATGTCCAAATCGCATTTTTATCGCTTACCAAAAACCGCAAGACGCTTTCATCGGCTCTTACCACATCTGTGCTTCTTTGCTTATTTATCGCCCCACTTCTTTATGCGGTGGTTGAGATCGCAAAATACGCAGCTGGCTTTGATATAAACAATGTCACAAAGACTATCGAATTTATTAAAAATTATGATTTTAGGATGCCTGAGTCGATAAATTTTTTAGAGCCAAAGATAAAAGAATTTATCGGCGGACTTGATATTAAAATGCTTTTTTCTCAACTTGCAACAAATCTTGCAAGCCTGGGTAAGTTAAGCCTTAAATTTGGCGTTGATATGATTATTATTTTGGTCTTTTTCTTCTTTTGCAATCTTTATGGCAATGAACTAATCAGCTATCTAAAATATGCACTTCCGCTAAAGCAAGATGACACAGAGTCTATTTTAAGCGAGGTTGGTAACGTGATGAGTGTCGTTTTTTATTCAACCATTGCAAATATGATAATCCAAGGCTTTTTATTTGCTATTGTCACAAGCTTTTACGGCTATGACGGCGTGCTAACTGGCATCTTTTTTAGCTTTGCTTCACTAATCCCAGTTGTTGGCGGTATTTTGGCGTGGGGGCCTATTAGCATTTATGAGTTTGCAAATGGCAACACAGCAGCAGCGATAACTATCGCAATTTATACGATCGTAGTGATCTCATTTGCAGCTGATACGCTTTTAAAGCCACTTGTTATTAAATTTATAAACTCAAAGCTAGTCAAAATACCAACAAAGATAAATGAACTTCTTATATTCTTTGCGATGCTCGCAGGTATCACGACATTTGGGTTTTGGGGTGTGATCCTTGGACCAGCAATCGTGACATTTTTTATCTCGACTATCAAGCTTTATACGCTTTTAAGAGAGAGAAATTTTGTATAA